The DNA sequence CATGGACGCTTGGAACATCATCTATTGAAGCTGTAAACGATACTCCGAGGGAGTAACTCCTGTAACCTTTTTAAAGACGCGGCTGAAATAGTTAGGATCCTTGTAGCCGACGGAATAACAAACCTCCTTCAGGCTGAGCTCTCCATCCTTCATCAGTTCCTTCGCCTTATCAATGCGAAGCCGGGTCACATAATCAATAAAGGTTTCCCCTGTCTGCTGCTTGAACACTTTGCTAAAATAATACGGATTCAAATGAACATGCTCCGCCACATCCTCCAGGGAAAGCTCCTCCCCAAATCTCTCACGCATATAAACCATAGCCCGGTCCAGCATATTCGTTGTACTCTGCTCACGTTCTTCGCGGATTTGTCTAATGGCTAATTCTACGTATATATTCTCCCCAGCCGGAGCATCATCAGCCGGCAGTGGTTGATCCGCAGCCCATCCCGATTCAGCTTTATCAGAAATTTTCAGATCCTCAAACCGGTAGAGGCTGCCCCATTTGTTATCAAATTTGGATGCGAACACAGCCTCATAATACGATCGTCTGATTCCCGTTACTTCCGGCCGCACAGACCCGATTCCTACAGAAACCGTGATACCGCACTGCCCGTAAAGGGCTTCTGCCAGCTTCGATCCAATTTGCACAGCGCCATCTCTGATCGCCTCATCACCGTTCTGGAGCTTTCCGAGCAGAAATACGGCCATATGGCTGTGAACCATGGAACTGACCACGGAGCCGCACTTGCCTTTGACCATCCCATGCGTTAAGGTTTTGACCGTGTCATAGACCTTTTTCTTCTCATCCCCCATTTCCGGAAAGGCAAGCACCAGCGCGCATCCTTTATGGATCGAAAGCTGCAAAATATCGGCAAGGTAATCTACTTCCGTCTCATTCACCTGATCGGACATCAGATGAAGCGCCATTTCCGTTTCCGCCAGCGGAAGCAATTGAAAGAACTTATCCCTGATTGCCAGCTGCTCATCGCGCTTTCTTTTGTCTTCCTTAATTTCATGCACGAACCGCTCCAGCACGGCTGCGATCTGCTCCCTCTTGGCCGGCTTGACCAAATACTCCTGCACTCCAAGGGATAACGCCTGCTTGGCATATTCAAAATATTCATAGGCGGTAATCATAATCATTTTGACATTCGGATTCAGTGCTTTGATTTCCTTTAACGCTTCCAGCCCTTGAATACCCGGCATTCTCACGTCCATCATCACGATATGAGGATGGAACTCTGCGGCCTTCTGAATGGCAATTCGCCCATTCTCCGCATGGGAAATTTCAAAGGTATCCGGCATCATCCGGTTAACGATCCATTCGATACCTTCTCTTTCCAATGCCTCATCATCTGCGATCAGTAGGCGATACATGCCCATCCTCCTTTCCTGCAGCAGGAATCCGTATGAGGACCGTCGTCCCCTTGCCCGGCTCACTGTGAATGTTGATCATATCCTTTTTGTTATAAAATAACTGCAGCCGCTTGAATACATTACGTGTACCCAGGCCGGTAGATTGGCCCTTCCCCTGAATTTCCTGCCCCCCCGGTCGTTCCGAATCCACATCCAGCAAAGACTTGCGCACTTCCTCGCTCATGCCGACTCCATTATCCGATATTGCAACCCAGGTCTCATCCGCTTTGCATGAAATCGAAAGCTTAATCACAGCCCCTTCTTCCATTCCTTCCATTGCGTGCACAAATACATTTTCTAGGATAGGTTGAAGCGTCAGCACAGGCACTAGCACCTCCAGCCCTGCCTCCTCAATCTCGGTTACAAACCGGATCCGTTCGCGGAAACGGGCCTGCTGGATAATGAAGTATTCCTGGGCATGCTCTACCTCATCCCTGAGGGGTACCGGGCGGTCCAGCTTCCGGAGATTATAGCGAAGCAGATTCGACATGGATACCGTAAGATCACTCGTTTTTTCCGCACCCTCAATTAATGCGAGCTTGGACAGCACGTTCAAGGAATTAAACAGAAAATGGGGATTGATTTGATTCTGCAGCACTTCCAGCTCCAGCTCTTTAACCAGACGGTCCTTCTCCAAGCCTTCCTTCTCTTTGCTGATGAGCAGCTTCAGGTTTTCCTGCATCTGACTGAATGCCTCGGATAAAACCCGGAATTCATTATGGGCGCTCATCTGAGGAGGAATAACTTGTAAATTCCCATCCGAAATTTGCCGAGCTGTCTGCACCAGCTCCTTGATGGGTCTCGTAATCCGAAGTGAAATCCAATAAGCCAACAGAACGCTGACGATCGTATTCAGAATAAAAACAGCAACTCCCCAATGATTCATGACTTCAGTCTGCACCAGAATCTTCTTGTATAGCGGCTGATAATAGCTTAGCTCCAGGTCAATGAGTTGATAGGCTTCTTCCTGAATGAAAGCGGCTGTTTTCTCAGCCTCGGCATAAGAAACGGCATAAGCCAAGGGTGTCTGGCTGTTTAATGCATTCATCATGCTCGCTTCCTGCGAAATGAATAAATCCAGCATATGACGGTAACTCCGGACGTTAAGCTCGGTTGATGGAATCGCATTTTGTGCAGACAAGCTTGTCTGCAGCTGCGTCAATTCTTCACTCTCGTTTCGATACTTCTCCATGCTGCTGTCGCTGCGGTCCATGATGTAACCATTGATAGCACGAAGATTCTCACGCGTTTTCCCATCAATCTGTTTGTATAATAATACCCGATCCAGCATCATATTATAGCTCTGCTGCACGGTCCGTCCGCTTTGAAAGATAAAGAAAGAGGCCGCATTATTTAAAACAAACAACAAAGGGATGACAATGAACAGCATTCTACGCATATTCATCGGCCGCTCCCCCCGGATTTGATGTGCTCTCGATCCAGAATATAGATATCTATAAAATGATGCGCGGAGAGCTTCTTTCCCTTGAACAATTGATCTAATAAACGAATAGATTGCGAGCCCATCTCTCTAGGCTGTTGAACAATGGAAGCCATCACTTCTCCCTGCGAGATGCTTTTCCGGGTCGTTTCCAAATCATCAAACCCATAAATCTGCACGGCTTCCTTGCGGGCTGCTTCTACCCCTTCCAGAATGCCGGCTGCATCCAAGGCACTGAATCCAACAATAATGTCGATGCTGCCGTGCTCTTTCAGCATGGCCTCCGCCTGCTTAGCTGCTCCAATGCGCGAGATATTGGATGAGCGCACATCTACAATCTCAAAGCCGGGTGTCGCTGAAATGATCGAGCGGAATCCCTCCAAACGAAGCCTTTGATTATCTGCCAGTTCACTGCCAATCATGACACCGATCCTGCCGCTTCCGTCAGCATCTTTTACAACAAGCTTTCCCATCCGTACGCCTGCTTCCCGGTTATCCGTCCCAACGTAAGCAAGCCTCCGGCTCCCAGGTTCATCCGCATCTACTGTAATGACGGGTATACCCTGATCTATCGCTTTGCCAATAAGAAGATCATAGTCCGGGTCATTGATTCCTTGCACCAATATCGCATCAGGCCTCGCGGCAATTGATTTTTCAAGCAGCTTCATCTGTTCCGGGGGATTAATCCGAATGGGTCCCATATAGTCCATTTTCATCCCAAGCTTGGCCGCTGCCTCATCCGCCCCCTGCTGCATCTCCCTCCAGAAAGGGTTATCCAGTTCCTGCGCAATAAGGACAACATGTTTTAAGGAAGTATCTTCGGTGTTGCTTTGTTCCATTTGCCGTACCAAATCATCTATCCTCACCGTTGAGGAGAAAAACCGGAGGAGAACATAGCCAAAAATAAGGACAAGGACGATCAGCCCAAACGACCATTTGCGGTTTAACATGAAGCATCCCATCCTTTCATCTATTGCCTATACCACCCGGCTGTTTATTTTATTCATTCGAATAGTATATCATTAAGCAGGGACAAGTATTTTGCAGATCATGAACTTCATTGTTACTACTATAGCAGCCAGATTTTCATAGCTTTTCAAAAGTACCAGTCTTTTGTCAAAAAACAGTGATCGGGGCATCCTTAGTGGACACCCCTCTTCCGATGTTCTTAAGTAGCCAGTGTTTAACGTGTTATTGAGAAATCGAGTCCTTTAAAAAATCCGTAAAATCCACTGGGGATCTGCCAATCAGGTTTTCCAAAGCGGGACTGGTTTGCGAGAAATCTCCCTGCCGACTTGCTTGAAACATACCTGTAAGCATGCCGACCATCGCTTCCGGCAGTCCTCGCGACATCAGGTGGTTCCGATATTCATCATCCGACACGACAATTCGCCGAACCAGTCGATCCAAGACCTTGGAAGCAATCGATGCGATCCTATCCATGTCAATCGCTTCAGAAGCCGTAAGGTGGGGAGTTATACCATCATATCTCTGCTCTGTCAGGATTACTGCTGTGGCTTCAGCCAGGTCGGAATGAGTGGTCCAGGCAACAGGACCATCTTCCGGTGCAATCAATTCCCCTGTTTTCAAGGCATCACCCATCCACATGATCGCTGATGCGGCATAAAAGCCGTTTCGCAGCGACGTGAAAGCCATTCCTGAAGATCTTAGCATCTCTTCTGTAGCAGCATGAACGTTCATGGGAGGAAAATGCGACGTTGCAGACGAAAACATTTGGCTAGTATACAGCAGTCGAATAACACCCGCTTTTTTGGCCGAGTCGATTGCGGTTTGATGCTGACGAACAGCAGCTTCTCCCAAGGAGTGGGACGAGATCATAAGAACTTGAGACGCATCCTCAAAGGCGTGAAGAAGACTTTCGGAATCATCGAAATTTCCTTCCCGAACACGAACTCCGCGTTCTTGTAGATCCTGTGCTGTGTTCACATCACGGACACTTACACCAATATCCCCGGCAGGAACACGCTTGAGAAGTTCCTCTACGACCTTCCGGCCTAATTTTCCATTCGCGCCTGTAACAACAATCATCCCTACATTCATCCTTTCGTTTGCAAATCAGATAAAGCGTTTCTTGTCACACAATTTTGTTTGTGCAATCATAATCGTATAAGTGTGTGTTCAAAAAATTCGTTGAATCAGACACAAACAGATCAAGGCGTTTATTTAAAACCGGTTGAACGTACATTTCTAGGTACGTGAGCAAGATTTTAAAACAAACAACGCAGAGGTATGCAGTGGATTTTCAGTGACTTTTTGAACAACATCTTAAGTAAAAGATAAAAGAATTGAGCCCTTGCGGACAACCTGCAAAAAGCAGTTTTTGTTGCGTTCCCAACATTTTTGTCCTTTTGTCTGTTATTTGAGTTCAAGAGAAAGAGGGGATAAAATGTCGGTAAATCCCGAGGATCCGCGTGTTAAAAGAACCCGTCAATTGTTCGTGCAGGCTTTTAACGATTTGGTTAGGAAAAAGAGAAACGTCTATTCCATTTCTGTGCATGATATCACGAATCAAGCAACTGTAAACCGAACCACATTTTATGCGCATTTTCAGGATAAATATGACTTTCTTGGATATTGGATGACGGATAAGTTCCACATGACTCTAAGGGATAAACTTCCGGTAGAAACAAGATGCACTGCGGAAAATTTGCGAATCCTTATTCAAACCATATTCGATTTTCTTTTGCGGTTTAAACAACAATATAGCACTCCGGGAGACAAGCAGTTTGAAGCGATGTTTGAAAATGCCATGCATCAGGATCTTCAGCGACTCCTGCTTAAACGGATAAATGAAGTGGACATACAGGGCTTTTCGCAAGAAAAATTGGAAGCTATGGCACTCGTTATCAGTTGGGGCATATTCGGATCGGCCTTACAGTGGAGCCGGAACCCTCATGATAGCTCAATGGAAACGATGTTTGATGAAGTCATTGAGGTTATATCAGTTAATTTGGCCCCTTTTTGGGAGCAAACAACCAGCTAAAGACACACTTTTTTCTCGATGCTTTCAAGCTACTACCTATTATTGCGATGATGGAATTAACCAGCGACAACACCACGCGCATCTCCCAGCGCGTGGTGTGTCTTTGCATTTTGTGTCCGAATATATACTCTCAACGACGACCGCGTTATATAACTCCTGTAGTAACACATCAAAATTGTATAGTGTCATTCAATCGAATGCTGAGGGATTCGTAATATATTTTTCCACATTCATCCATGCCCATCTGGAGCATTTGGAGAAGCTTGACCTGCGGTGGAACAAAAACCTGAAAGCCTCAAAATTGCTGGATGGTCTAGCGCGAAAAGGATGTATTGTTTATAAATAATTAAAAAGAAGATATATAGAATGAATGTAAAGAAGGACATACTTCAGCGGAGGAGGCGGAATCATTCTGAAGAAGCGAAGCGGTCGCCTTTGCCCCCGGATTTTAACCGTTTAACCAAGCATTCTAAAGAAATCCGGGGACAACAGCGTTCATAAGAATGATCCGCATCCGTAGAGATGTAATTGCCTATAACACTTTAGCGCTGCTTATATAACGCAGATTCATCATTGTATACAAATCGAAAAAGCCAGCCCCTTATAAAAGGCGCTGGCTTTCTTGTTATTGAGGATTCCCCCATCCATATTCCCAATTTCAGCATAGGAATACCGGATTTCATTGTAGGTTTAGAAAGGTTTTGTATTGATTTTCAAATATATTTCTCATTCTTTAACGAAATTTTGCAGTATCCATTTTTAATTATTAACGTTGACGTTAACGTGATTATTTTATATGCTACTTAGTATTCAATTCATGGGGTACGACGAAGATCGGTTTGACCAACCGCTCGATCCATGACTATGCATACGCATATACGCCACTCGGGGAGTATGTATGGAAACAACTAGAACGCTGGAGGAGAAGATTTTTTGAGTATTCAAGGGGAACGACCCGCTCCGTTTTGGAGCATTATTTTTGCTGTGTTTTTCGGAAACTTTATGGCAACGCTTAGCACGACCAGCATCAATGTAGCTTTACCTGTCTTTATGAATGATTTTCATGCCGAGTTAAATACGGTGCAGTGGATGATGTCCGGCTTTATGCTGGCAACAGGAGTTATCGCCCCCATCATCGGGTTCATGGGCGATAAACTTAGTTACAAGCGTCTATATGTATTCGCTCTGCTCGGATTCACTTTGACATCGGCACTTTGCACGTTCGCCTGGAGTATGGAGTCCCTGATTGTGTTCCGGATATTGCAGGGCCTCTGCAGCGGGATCATTATGCCAACAACCATGACGATTATTTATCAGACGATTCAAAAGGATAAGCAAACGATTGCGATCGGCTTGTGGAGTGTATCCTCGATGCTCGCACCGGCATTCGGACCTACGCTGGGAGGATGGCTGACCGAATATTTTGGCTGGAAATCGTTATTTATCATGAATCTGCCGATTGGAATCATAGCCATGCTGCTGGCTTTGAAATTTATACCTTTTCATAAAATCAGCAGTGCAGTCAAGCTTGATATCATTGGCTTTATAGCGGTTATCGTGGGTACGAGTTCACTGCTGCTCACCTTCAGTCAGGGTCATTCCTGGGGCTGGACATCCTGGAAAACGATCACCCTGTTACTCGCAGGACTTGTCATTGTAGCTTATTTCATCATTCGAACGCTGAAGGTTAGCGCTCCTCTGCTGAACTTGCGAGTCTTCAAAATCCCCAGATTCACGTATAGCCTGATTATTAACTGCATTATCACCATCTCCTTGTATGCAGCAACATTCCTGGTGCCGATCTACATGCAGAATATTCAGCATGCATCTACGCTTCACACCGGTCTTGTCATGCTTCCGGGTACGCTGGTGATGGTCATACTTTCATTTATAGTTGGCAAAATATACGATCGGGTAGGGCCATTCCGTCTGATTCTC is a window from the Paenibacillus sp. J23TS9 genome containing:
- a CDS encoding substrate-binding domain-containing protein — its product is MLNRKWSFGLIVLVLIFGYVLLRFFSSTVRIDDLVRQMEQSNTEDTSLKHVVLIAQELDNPFWREMQQGADEAAAKLGMKMDYMGPIRINPPEQMKLLEKSIAARPDAILVQGINDPDYDLLIGKAIDQGIPVITVDADEPGSRRLAYVGTDNREAGVRMGKLVVKDADGSGRIGVMIGSELADNQRLRLEGFRSIISATPGFEIVDVRSSNISRIGAAKQAEAMLKEHGSIDIIVGFSALDAAGILEGVEAARKEAVQIYGFDDLETTRKSISQGEVMASIVQQPREMGSQSIRLLDQLFKGKKLSAHHFIDIYILDREHIKSGGSGR
- a CDS encoding MDR family MFS transporter, with the translated sequence MSIQGERPAPFWSIIFAVFFGNFMATLSTTSINVALPVFMNDFHAELNTVQWMMSGFMLATGVIAPIIGFMGDKLSYKRLYVFALLGFTLTSALCTFAWSMESLIVFRILQGLCSGIIMPTTMTIIYQTIQKDKQTIAIGLWSVSSMLAPAFGPTLGGWLTEYFGWKSLFIMNLPIGIIAMLLALKFIPFHKISSAVKLDIIGFIAVIVGTSSLLLTFSQGHSWGWTSWKTITLLLAGLVIVAYFIIRTLKVSAPLLNLRVFKIPRFTYSLIINCIITISLYAATFLVPIYMQNIQHASTLHTGLVMLPGTLVMVILSFIVGKIYDRVGPFRLILIGVLVMGVATWELSRLSLASTTLFIALWLAIRYVGISLCNMPVTNSAMTAVPTRFTGHASAVTNWIRQGTAALSVSIFSSILSARTLTHLSQNKANSANASELALSQSVQDVFMIGTVLVALAIPFLFLLRKKHYPVSEELLIHGTSKSASL
- a CDS encoding SDR family oxidoreductase, which gives rise to MIVVTGANGKLGRKVVEELLKRVPAGDIGVSVRDVNTAQDLQERGVRVREGNFDDSESLLHAFEDASQVLMISSHSLGEAAVRQHQTAIDSAKKAGVIRLLYTSQMFSSATSHFPPMNVHAATEEMLRSSGMAFTSLRNGFYAASAIMWMGDALKTGELIAPEDGPVAWTTHSDLAEATAVILTEQRYDGITPHLTASEAIDMDRIASIASKVLDRLVRRIVVSDDEYRNHLMSRGLPEAMVGMLTGMFQASRQGDFSQTSPALENLIGRSPVDFTDFLKDSISQ
- a CDS encoding AraC family transcriptional regulator, with translation MYRLLIADDEALEREGIEWIVNRMMPDTFEISHAENGRIAIQKAAEFHPHIVMMDVRMPGIQGLEALKEIKALNPNVKMIMITAYEYFEYAKQALSLGVQEYLVKPAKREQIAAVLERFVHEIKEDKRKRDEQLAIRDKFFQLLPLAETEMALHLMSDQVNETEVDYLADILQLSIHKGCALVLAFPEMGDEKKKVYDTVKTLTHGMVKGKCGSVVSSMVHSHMAVFLLGKLQNGDEAIRDGAVQIGSKLAEALYGQCGITVSVGIGSVRPEVTGIRRSYYEAVFASKFDNKWGSLYRFEDLKISDKAESGWAADQPLPADDAPAGENIYVELAIRQIREEREQSTTNMLDRAMVYMRERFGEELSLEDVAEHVHLNPYYFSKVFKQQTGETFIDYVTRLRIDKAKELMKDGELSLKEVCYSVGYKDPNYFSRVFKKVTGVTPSEYRLQLQ
- a CDS encoding sensor histidine kinase; translated protein: MNMRRMLFIVIPLLFVLNNAASFFIFQSGRTVQQSYNMMLDRVLLYKQIDGKTRENLRAINGYIMDRSDSSMEKYRNESEELTQLQTSLSAQNAIPSTELNVRSYRHMLDLFISQEASMMNALNSQTPLAYAVSYAEAEKTAAFIQEEAYQLIDLELSYYQPLYKKILVQTEVMNHWGVAVFILNTIVSVLLAYWISLRITRPIKELVQTARQISDGNLQVIPPQMSAHNEFRVLSEAFSQMQENLKLLISKEKEGLEKDRLVKELELEVLQNQINPHFLFNSLNVLSKLALIEGAEKTSDLTVSMSNLLRYNLRKLDRPVPLRDEVEHAQEYFIIQQARFRERIRFVTEIEEAGLEVLVPVLTLQPILENVFVHAMEGMEEGAVIKLSISCKADETWVAISDNGVGMSEEVRKSLLDVDSERPGGQEIQGKGQSTGLGTRNVFKRLQLFYNKKDMINIHSEPGKGTTVLIRIPAAGKEDGHVSPTDRR
- a CDS encoding TetR/AcrR family transcriptional regulator, whose amino-acid sequence is MSVNPEDPRVKRTRQLFVQAFNDLVRKKRNVYSISVHDITNQATVNRTTFYAHFQDKYDFLGYWMTDKFHMTLRDKLPVETRCTAENLRILIQTIFDFLLRFKQQYSTPGDKQFEAMFENAMHQDLQRLLLKRINEVDIQGFSQEKLEAMALVISWGIFGSALQWSRNPHDSSMETMFDEVIEVISVNLAPFWEQTTS